In Deltaproteobacteria bacterium, the genomic stretch CGCGCGGACATCCTGCTAAGCTCCGCCGCGCACATGGCCGCTCGAAACTCGAGTTGCTCACCGCTGCGCGCCGGCGCCCTTCGTCGGCCGCAGATCACCGCGCCGCGTCGCGCGTTCGCAGGCCGGATGTGGCGCCGGACGGCCTTGATTGCACTCGTGGTCGCCGCCTGCGATCTGCTGCCCGCGCACGACCAGCCGCCCAACCCGACACCGGCCGCCGCGCCGCAACCGGAGCCCAGCAAGGCCCCGGAGCCGCCCAAGGTGGTCGAGGCGCCGCCGAAGGAAACCCCGCTCGAGCCCAAGCTCGATCCGAAGACCGGCACCACACCCGAGGTCCCGACCGTGACGCCCGACGGTCGCATCGAAGACGAGCGCAACACCATCGGCGTGTTCCAGGCTGCGGCGCCCGCGACCGTCTTCGTGACCCAGAAGCAGACCGTCATCGATCGCTTCTCCATGAAGGAGTTCGAGGTCCCCGCCGGCGCCGGCACCGGCTTCGTGTGGGACGCCGAGGGCCACGTGGTGACCAACTGCCACGTCGCGCTGCGTGACTGCCAGAAGCGCATCAAGGCCGAGAACCTCTCGGTGACGCTCTACGACCAGAAGAGCTACGACGCGACCCTGGTCGGCTTCGATCCGTTCCACGACATCGCCGTGCTGAAGATCGCCGCCGACACCAAGACGCTGGTGCCGATTCGCCGCCCCGACAACGGCTACAAGCTCGAGGTCGGTCAGAAGACCATCGCGATCGGCAACCCCTTCGGCCTCGATCACACGCTGACCGTGGGCGTGATCTCGGCGCTCGGACGCGAGGTCAAGGGCATCGGTGATGTCACGATCCGCGGCATGGTCCAGACCGACGCCGCGATCAACCCCGGCAACTCCGGCGGCCCGCTGCTCGACTCGCGCGGCCAGCTCATCGGCATGAACACGATGATCTTCAGCACCAGCGGGAGCGCGGCGGGCATCGGCTTCGCGGTGCCGGTGAACACCATCGATCGCGTGGTGCCGCAGATCATCACCACCGGCGCGCCCGAGCGCGTGGGCATCGGCATCACCTACATCGAGGACGAACGCATCCTGCGGAAGCTCGGCGTCGAGGGTGTACTGGTCGGCACGGTCGCGTCGGGATCGCCCGCCGCCAAGGCCGGCCTGCGTCCCGCGACCGAGGGCGCCGCGGGGCTCACGCTCGACGTCATCGTCGGCATCGACGACAAGCGGATCAAGAGCTTCGACGACCTCTACGGCGCGCTCGAGGAGCGCGCCGAGGGCGACGTGGTCAAGGTCTCGGTGCAGCGCCTGCCCGAGAACAAGGTCGAGACCGTCGAGGTCACGCTCATGAAGCTGGCGACCCGCTGACGTGCGCCTGCGCGTCCCGTTGTCCTGCTAGAATGTTCGGCGTGGATCGCCTGCTGCGGGGCATCAACGCCGAGCACACCGTGCGGGTCGTGAGCGCGATCGCGACCGACGCCGTGCGCGACGGCTGCCAGCGACACGGACTGCGCGGGGTCGAGGCCGTCGTGCTCGGCCGGGGGCTACTCGCCGGCTGCCTGCTCGCCACGCTCACCAAACAAGACCGTGAGCGCGTGCGCATCGCCGTCGAGGGAAGCGGTCCGCTCGGGCGCCTGCTCATCGATGCGTTCGGCAACGGCGACGTGCGCGGGTGCCTGAGCCGACGCCTCGCCAGCACCATCACGCCGCCGACCGCCGCGGTGCGCGTCGAGCTGGGCCCGTGGATCGGGCACGAAGGGCGGGTAGTCGTGACCCGCGACATCGGACTCGAGAACCAATACCAGGGCGTGGTCGAGATCGACGAAGGCGAGCTCGATCGCGATCTCGAGCGCTACCTGCAGAGCAGCGAGCAGCTGCCGTCGGTGCTCGCGTGCGAGGTCGTGCTCGACGCCCACGGCGAGATCGCCCGCGCCGGCGGGGTGCTCTGTCAGAGCTTCCCCGGCGCGCCCACTGCGGTGATCGAGCCGGTCCGCGAGCGTCTCCACGGCACCGAGCTCGCGAGCCTCCTGCAGCACGATCGCGACCCCCATGCGCTGATGGGCTTCGCCCTCGGCGGTGAGGAATTCGAGGCCATGGGTGACGCCGAGCTGCGGTTCCGCTGCTCGTGCGGTCCCGAGCGCGCCGCCGCCGTGTTGTCGACACTCGGCGCCGAGGACCTCGACGAGCTGGCGCGCGAGCCGGGTGAGACCGAGGTGCGCTGCAGCTACTGCGGCAGCAGCTATCACGTCGACGCCGAGGCGCTGCGTGCGATCGCCCAGCGCGTGCGTGAGCAGCGATCCTGATCATGGCTCGGCCGCTTCGCTTCCGTGTGGTGCCGCAGGAGGAGGGCATGATGCTCGGCCACCTCGTCGCGCGTCGCATGCGCGGCACGCCGCTCGAGGCCGCCAAGGCGTTGATCCGCGCTGGCGCGGTCTACATGGGCCACCTACGGGTGCGCGTGCCGACGGCGCGCGTCGCCGCCGGTGAGCGCATCACCGTCTACCCGGAGGCCGCCGAGGCCGAGGAGCTCGACATCGCCGAGCTGCGCTTCGTGCATCGCGAGGACCTCTTCGTGGTGCTCGACAAGCCCGCCGGTGTGCCGGTTGCGTCGACCCGCGAGAGCTCGCGCGGAACCTTGGCCGAGGCGCTGCGACGCCGACTCGAGGCCGATGGCGTGGTGCGTCCCTACGTCGGCGTGGTGCACCGGCTCGATCGCGGCGCCGCCGGCCTGGTGCTCTTCACCACCCGCTCGGTCGCGAACGCGAGCCTGCACCACTTGTTCGCCAACCACGCAATCGATCGGCGCTACCGCGTGCTCGTGCACGGCGAGCCCGCGGCATCACCCGGCGAACAGTTCGACTGCGACCTGCCGCTGCTCGAGCTGCACAGCGGCAACAGCAAGGCCGCGCCCGGCAACCCCCACGCGCGCGCCGCCGTGACCCACTTCCGCCGCCTGCGCGCGCGCAACCCGATCGCCGGCACGACGCTCCTCGAGGCGGTGCTGGAGACCGGACGGCACCACCAGATCCGCGTGCATGCGGCGGCCCTCGGTCACCCCGTGGTGGGTGATCGTCGCTACGGTGGCGCCCACGCGAACGACGGCGAGGGTGAGCGCGACGACGCCGACGGCAGCGACCGCCACGGCGGAGCGC encodes the following:
- a CDS encoding trypsin-like peptidase domain-containing protein, with the translated sequence MWRRTALIALVVAACDLLPAHDQPPNPTPAAAPQPEPSKAPEPPKVVEAPPKETPLEPKLDPKTGTTPEVPTVTPDGRIEDERNTIGVFQAAAPATVFVTQKQTVIDRFSMKEFEVPAGAGTGFVWDAEGHVVTNCHVALRDCQKRIKAENLSVTLYDQKSYDATLVGFDPFHDIAVLKIAADTKTLVPIRRPDNGYKLEVGQKTIAIGNPFGLDHTLTVGVISALGREVKGIGDVTIRGMVQTDAAINPGNSGGPLLDSRGQLIGMNTMIFSTSGSAAGIGFAVPVNTIDRVVPQIITTGAPERVGIGITYIEDERILRKLGVEGVLVGTVASGSPAAKAGLRPATEGAAGLTLDVIVGIDDKRIKSFDDLYGALEERAEGDVVKVSVQRLPENKVETVEVTLMKLATR
- a CDS encoding Hsp33 family molecular chaperone HslO; this translates as MDRLLRGINAEHTVRVVSAIATDAVRDGCQRHGLRGVEAVVLGRGLLAGCLLATLTKQDRERVRIAVEGSGPLGRLLIDAFGNGDVRGCLSRRLASTITPPTAAVRVELGPWIGHEGRVVVTRDIGLENQYQGVVEIDEGELDRDLERYLQSSEQLPSVLACEVVLDAHGEIARAGGVLCQSFPGAPTAVIEPVRERLHGTELASLLQHDRDPHALMGFALGGEEFEAMGDAELRFRCSCGPERAAAVLSTLGAEDLDELAREPGETEVRCSYCGSSYHVDAEALRAIAQRVREQRS
- a CDS encoding RluA family pseudouridine synthase; its protein translation is MARPLRFRVVPQEEGMMLGHLVARRMRGTPLEAAKALIRAGAVYMGHLRVRVPTARVAAGERITVYPEAAEAEELDIAELRFVHREDLFVVLDKPAGVPVASTRESSRGTLAEALRRRLEADGVVRPYVGVVHRLDRGAAGLVLFTTRSVANASLHHLFANHAIDRRYRVLVHGEPAASPGEQFDCDLPLLELHSGNSKAAPGNPHARAAVTHFRRLRARNPIAGTTLLEAVLETGRHHQIRVHAAALGHPVVGDRRYGGAHANDGEGERDDADGSDRHGGALHLLARELQFEHPLASSADMPARPRIHLFAQTPAWACSVDDPPARDLLP